From Hemiscyllium ocellatum isolate sHemOce1 chromosome 40, sHemOce1.pat.X.cur, whole genome shotgun sequence, one genomic window encodes:
- the LOC132834517 gene encoding compound eye opsin BCRH2-like, with amino-acid sequence MVGKFADDTRISDVVKRAKVNFLVILVLARGKCGLSNCTTRCLVAMATSDLLFLLVNVILWQLNNFYFPRNFLDITPVCSAVFVLIHVTTDCSVWFTVLFSFDRFVVICCQTLKRKYWTDKTLAVALAATGILLCSKNIPFYFRFQPGRIVNNVPWGCRTKAIYYTDPRWLGYNWFDNVLTPFIPFVLILLMNTLTVRYILVVSRVRKSLKGQSKGESHKDAEMESRRKSVITLLTISTSFILLWFVYVTNFLYFAINGTTFGVFAPIGYLVKDVSCSTNTLFYAVTLSKFRAKFRNAMHQLVT; translated from the exons ATGGttggcaaatttgcagatgacaccagaataaGTGATGTAGTGAAGAGGGCAAAAG TTAATTTCCTGGTGATTTTGGTTCTTGCACGTGGAAAGTGTGGCCTCTCGAACTGCACAACGCGAtgcctggtggccatggcaacgtcGGATCTCCTGTTCCTCCTCGTGAACGTTATACTGTGGCAACTCAATAATTTTTACTTCCCAAGAAATTTCCTGGACATCACCCCTGTGTGCAGTGCTGTCTTTGTTCTGATCCATGTAACCACAGACTGctccgtctggttcactgtccttttctcctttgatcgttttgtggtCATTTGCTGTCAGACactgaagagaaaatattggacagaCAAGACCTTGGCTGTGGCTCTGGCTGCAACTGGCATTCTGCTCTgttcaaaaaacattcccttctatTTCCGGTTTCAACCTGGGCGGATAGTTAACAATGTTCCATGGGGCTGCCGAACAAAAGCAATCTATTACACTgatcccaggtggctgggatATAACTGGTTTGACAACGTTTTAACCCCTTTCATCCCATTCGTGTTAATCCTGTTGATGAACACTCTGACGGTCAGGTACATTTTAGTGGTCAGTCGAGTCCGCAAGAGCCTGAAGGGTCAGAGCAAGGGAGAGAGTCACAAAGACGCAGAGATGGAGAGCCGGAGGAAGTCAGtgattaccctcctcaccatatcCACCAGCTTCATCCTTCTGTGGTTCGTGTATGTTACAAATTTCTTATACTTTGCCATTAACGGAACAACGTTTGGTGTTTTTGCACCAATCGGATACCTTGTCAAGGATGTCAGCTGCAGCACGAACACATTATTTTATGCAGTGactctgtccaagttcagagCAAAGTTCAGGAATGCCATGCACCAACTGGTCACGTAA